From Colias croceus chromosome Z, ilColCroc2.1:
gcgtgatgacacatagcctataaccttcctcgataaatgggctatataacagcgaaagaatttttcaaatcggaccagtagttcccgagattagcgcgttcaaacaaacaaacaaacaaacaaacatacgaacaaacaaacaaactcttcagctttataatattagtatagattgatgGCGTAGTCTAGATAATATTGCGAAGAGGTAGGAGAAAGCattgcattttttaattaggtacctatgtggtttaattgtgaCTACCTATAGGAAAATCACTAAACAATTGAgtggaataaaataattccattttttataatttgaaacaTCAATATTCGCATCACTCACTCACATCATCAAACACTAAGCAGTGCAAAATAAGTTGAATGGAGTCAAACATTTATTCTCTAAACTATTTTCTACCTACGATACGTCCCATAAAAGTTTGATACGACTTTTTAATACAACAATTGTCGAAAGGTGTCTTTTATAAAAGTCTTTTCCGACATATTACATTGTCGTCGCAGCGAATGAGAATAAGCACCTAAACCTGTTGTCGACTTCGATCCCCCAGTTCTATCTCCGTTGTATGAAGGAAGTAATGTTCTGagaaattgtttttaagtttGCTTCAATACTTTCCTGGCTTATTTATGGTTGGATACAACTGACAaagctatatttatattgtaaaaaggCTTAAGAGAgcttgttttataaaataataaatctcaCAGTGTCGTGAGAATGGACACATCCTTTACGACACATTGAAAAGTAAAGTTTTCAGAACGTAAACCGATTTTCTTCGTGAAGTTTCAAGCATTTATCAAAATGATTTTGTATCAACCCATCTTCACCCCGCACTGGAAGATATATCTATCCTAGAGCTATAtcattgtaaaataaagtaggtagctaaaaaaaatctaagtTTTCCTAAACACTTTCAGATCTACCAAAACCAAATCGTGTTATGGATAAAAGCGTAGCTGAAGGTatttttacccgactacggcaaagcaaaaggagggttatgattttgacaggctatgtatgtatgtatgtatgtatgtatgtatgtatgtatgtatgtatgttcatctgttccctcgtaacgtctaaactacttatcagaatttgacaaatgacatatcattagaagcgtcttaattgtccgctggttataggctatatggtattccactatgtaaagataaattttcatgtttggaaaggcgtagtcacacgtaacataatatacctatctaccgtagcacttcaacaacgtgtgactacgcctttccaaacatgaaaatttatctttacatagtgcaatattgcatacttcagaatagtattgtatgacattattgtcaatttacaacgaaggcatcttggtagagtctactgtgtccatttacttgcaactacattagcaactttgttcagttcagtattctgaaatcttgttttatactttttcagcgccggttattgtcgtagttgggtttaagttttttcactttatattataatattatgcaggtCGCTATTTTATCTAAGAAGCTCTATTGAAAACATACGAAAGCTTTCAACAAGTGACTAAAGTTTAAAAAGATGATATTTATAgccttttaaatttttttattattattgaatacgATGATTGTTTACTAAACATCAAGGTGTCTTtggttatataaataatacaaaataattcgCCTGCAAAATAAAAGTCTCTGGGTAATAAAATTGCGCTaatatagaatataatttattagtgtCTATGAAAGCTTTTAAGAAAACGGCTTCctcttgtttattttatattcagtgAAAGTCGAGTCTTCGCAGCCTTTTAATCTCTAACTGACGCAGCAATTAAATTgctaatgtttataaatattcacaaaaatgttaataactTGTGTCGTAGCaacgtgtttatttttaattactacattaattatattgtagaaGTACTTTTTGACCCTGATCCTTTTTTGTAATctcttttattcataaattcgTGTTTATGTTTAACGTTTAAATGAGGTATAGGTTTTAACTGAATTGACccgtataaataaataaatttaatttaaataaatttcaggACATTATTAAcgcacggcacgatctgatctcATACTAGcatttcgcttgtgttatgggaACCACTAGATAGCTGATAAacacacatattatatataattttgaaatattataatatacttgtatagataaatataatgcTAAAGCGAATATATATGCAAAGCGAAGTTATACTTGTCTATCCATTGGGATTACATtcaaatgtaatataataatatcatccaAGGAAATAACCCAATTATCCCGTGTAACAAACAACCTTAGGCGTTAGAATGACAAgatgtttgttaaattaaattataaatgtaaagatTTGGAGAAGTATTTCTCAATGACTTCTTATTATTGCTTGTATAGCGATACATTTTTCAATTGGAAATGAAgttgtatattaaattgaatcaataaaagtcaatgtatttaaaaatagattcaCATATCGCGttgttaatgtaaaaatagaattaatgatgtaaaaaatatattttaagtatttctgtattttcaAGGACCCAAGTCTAATTTAATACCaatatgtaaatgaaaaaaCTTTGTCACTTATGAAAGCTTTTACAATAAAAGTACTGTAAAGAAGACATTGAgtagaattaatattaattggataaataattgaatagaATGAaactgaataatttaaaatacttacttcAAAGCTGATAAAGACTTAAGTTATGATTAGTTCAGACAAAACTTTTCGATAAGATTCGCTTTCGATTTTCCGATTCCcttaatagataattaatagcTAGAACTAAAACTAGACATTTTAcactaaataaataaggttttatttaatttaccgataacaacaaataaatattttctgagaaatattttcagaaataaaataacttaatatactacttactacttatattaatataatattacattaagttattttatttctgaaaatatttctcagaaaacataaattaaattaatagtgatacgatgtaataaaaaacttattttggTCTCGAGAACTATGAATGATAAACATAACTTACAAAGTCTACTCAATTGCTAACTTGTTAGTCTTAAATTGAAATCTATTTAAATTGGCTTCAGGGTAGAAAGATACATTGAAAACAACATTGAATAACAAggttataaatgtttttcatcaaaacttagttttattatgatattgGATTCTATACTATTATGTATAgcataataatcattttgcCGGGATACACTAGTCCAGGGGTTCCCAATCTTTTTCAGCTCGCGGCGAAGATTCaagttaaatttttgtaacgGCGCCCTGCAATACAAGAATAGGTTAGGCACAGaagaacaaaaattaaaaatattaactcaatttatttattgtaaaagcaTTTAAAGAGAAATCAACAAGTATGGACTATGgattaagaaaaacaaaaataaaacacgataAAGGCGATCCCTATATCGTCGTAGCAAACTCAAAATCTGTAAGTATGTCATTTTACGACGCTATGTTTATTACCGATTCGAGCGGACTGACTACCAAACTGACCACGGCGCGGGTACCCCTCTTCATTTTCTGCGGCGCACCATGGCGTCGCGGCGCACAGTTTGGGAACCCCTGCACTAGTAGATACTaggcaaaaaataaatattttctttaaaagcaATGCGAATTGGGAATAAAACTCTTATTTTGGCCTTACTGAACCAAAGATGCCTCGATCTTCAGTGAAATAAAGTTCTTAGATTCTTTGAGTGTCCCTTGGGCTTCAAATGTTGTTTGCGACAGTTTCGTTGATCGATCTGTCTTACTTTTACTCAGTCAAACAGTAGAGTAGCATAAAGCTCCTGCATTATGCTACTCTATCATTGTTTCCCAGATACAGATACTCtgtacatattacttttatatccGGCATATTTCTGAAATATTCTCCATTTAGTctgtaatattaaacaaacCATTCCGACAAAGAATTACAAAGCTGTAACTATTAGTGAAACTGTTGGGTTCTAAATGTGTAATATTTTGTCGTAGATCGCCAGTTCTACCACAAATGGGCACTCCTCACGGACCCGGACGACATAACAGCAGGGCCAAAGGGCTACTTAAAATGCGACATAAGTGTTATCGGCAAGGGTGACCAAGTAAAAGTTCCACCCAAGAGTGAAAAAGACGAAGATGATATAGAAGCGTTAGTATATACAcacataaaattgtaaaattgacCATTCTAGATCccaatattgtttattaaaatacgcAATGATCAAATATAGTAGGACTTTATTGCCTATAAATCTCGgtgttattattcataaacatTGGAAATCCAGGAGATTTCAATGAAAGTATAAATCTTTTCAAGGAAAATCCaagtgttttaaaattaaaatttattttggagcgaaataatacaataaagtatttttttttttgtagaaacTTGCTTCTCCCCGATGGCGTGCCAATTGAACGGCAAAGAGCTCGATTCATTGTCAAAATACACAAAGCGGATGGTTTGCCGAAAATGGATTCTTCCATACTCGCTAATATAAAAAGCGCGTTTACCGGCGAAAGCCAGGATATAATAGATCCTTACGTGCAAGTTTGCTTTGCGGGGATGACGGTAAGGAAACAATTAGCAAACAATAATTTCTTTAGAAACAATTTGTTTGTATACAGTCATACAAAGAAACGAGCATTCCTTTTTAAATCAAAAAGTTTCAAATATAACCTTTAAACTCTTCTATAGGGTAAAACGTCAGTACAGAAGAATTGTTGCAACCCAGTTTGGAATGAACAAATCGTGTTCACTGAAATGTTCCCGCCGTTGTGCCAACGTCTCAAAATTCAGCTTAGGGACAACGTGCCCATACACCCGAGCATTATTGCCACACATTTCATAGATTTAAAAACGATCTCGCATGATGGCGAAAGAGGTACAACTTAACATTCTATTACTAGGATTTATGTACttaacgtatttttttaataataatacttaattatactttttaataggATTCTTGCCAACTTTTGGCCCagcctatatttatttatatggcTCAACTCGCGACTGTGGTCTATTGGATCAATCCTCCAATTTGAATAAGGGTATGGGTGAGGGTGTGTCATACAGAGCAAGGTAAATAAGATTTCTTTCACTTGTTGGAGTAAtctaataacaaattaatattttaacgaaatattaattttgattaattcaataaccgagtaaattacattatgaaatgattatactaatattacgataaaaaattgatatatAAAAACCATTCTAAGTATTGATCATTCAATTGAATACTGAGTAGGTattttaggtaggtaggtaggtaggtgaTTGCTGcttagcaataaggccgcctcttgtacaaactatgcctttcttatgtattaatgttatttttgtcatatttcagtttgtgcaataaagagttataaataaataaatggtttttaTATATCAATCTGCACCTATTTTAAGTGATTCTCCTTAGCAGAGATATATAATGAATTCACAAAACTATTGACATTGCAGGATATTGATTTCAATAAGGACGGAGATAATAGACAACTTTGAAACTCCATCCTCGGAAGTGGAGGTGGAACCAATAATGCCCATAAATGAATTggcatttgaaaaaaatgaagAATTTTTCTTATTCGCGAGCGTTTTCGATGCTAATATGATCGACAAAAGTATTTCGGACAAACCTATTCATTTCGAGTTGAGCATCGGCAATGCCGGAAATTCTTTGGATGGTCCTCACGCTTCTATGAGGAGACCACAAGATTTAGCGGTAGAATCGCTGGGTAAGATTACAAACAAAAGACAATGATATAGTTGTGCTATTATATTCGACATTACACGACAATCATTAAATAcgttgtaaaattattttagatgACTTAAATGCCGACACGGGCTATTGGCAGAGTACCACTCCTGATGTGAAGCCACAGACTACtgacagatattattatttcctacCATATTGGGATACTAAGCAATGTATGCACGTTCGTAGCATTTGGCCTGATCATCGTCGCCGTATGTATAACTCCAACATGCTCAACTACATAATTGACTTATTGGTAAGtttgttaaacattttattttcatttagttTACTACATAGATGtcctattaattaaaaaaaatgtttgtaactCACAGGAAGACGGGATCACTGATGCAGAAATgtctttaaaaacaaatggGAGTCTGGACAATACGTCCCTAGCTGCTTTAAAGTCAGTTATGGAAACAGTTACTATTCACTGTGCAAAGTATACTGAATACATGAATAGTGCTCAGCCTATCGGAAATACGAAGCTTGATCGGGAGAGGCAAAAATTGTGCATATACGAAATAGTGAGTTTTACGTTTAACCTATTTGAACTTTACACATTGTTATTCAGCGTTATAACTTGAATAAAACTTCTAATCGATATCGCGTTTCAGGAACAACTCGCTAATTTAGCACGCACGCTCAAAGCTGTTATTACAAGACACTCTGTCAAGGACCGCATCAGAACGGCCTTTTCCTATTTGAATCGATTGAGATATTTGTGCGAAGATGTAAGTTTAAttacttttcttttttatttattttcttacttaaaaacttattttatatttgtacttTGCAGTCGCAACATGCAATGCCAGACATATTTATTTGGATGATAAGTAACGGTAAACGTGTGGCTTACCAACGTATCCCGGCTAGAGACATAATTTATTCAGATAGGCCCGATGAAGTGGGTAGGCTTTGTGGAAAGATGCAAACATTGTTTCTTAAGGTAATGGAAAATTTAACCATTTGctatttgtattgtatgtgaatgaatgtttattatataagtacttaaatataatctaGAATCATATgttatactataaaacacataaattatttatacattctattttttatgtaaaattagtGGCCGGGCAAAAAAGCATCAGCGCCGAGTGGTTGGTCAGTTCCTGCCAAAATAGAAGTTTATCTTTGGCTCGGGCTTTTGCAAGACAAAAAGCATTTTATCGACGGATTGCCGGGAGGCTATTCACTTAGCACTGAACTGAAAAATGCTGACAGGCCTCGCGCTAATCCACCAacgaatatattttacaccGAGAGACACGTAggtttttttagaaaaatatttgtattcctattatattatctttttatttttagaatgtatttataattaataggaAATAACTTTAACTATTATACTTTTCAGAAATTCCAAATGCGTGCGTATATCTACCAAGCCAGATCATTAATAGGATCTGATGCTTCGGGTCTATCTGATCCATTCGCACGAGTTGTTATAGGAGATTGCTCTGCTACGACGCAAGTTATTGACGAGACTTTAAGTCCAACTTGGGATGAATTACTCCTATTTGATGACATACTGCTATACAGCTCAAtcgatcaaataaaaaaatacccaCCAACTATAgcaattgaaatatttgatcAAGATAAAGTTGGAAAATCAGAATTCATTGGTCGAGCTTTGGCACGACCACATATTAAATCTCTGTCGGAGAAATATGAAAAACCTGAATTCCCACCTCGGCTAGAGTGGCACACAATACTTCGGGGAGGCGATGCTGCGGGCGAGCTCTTGGCTACCTTTGAGCTTTTGGAGGTACCATTAAAACAAGGTGTTCCCGAATTACCTGATCTCCCAGATCCTAGGGAACCAAATGGAAAGCCACCAATCGATGCCAATAAAGGCCCAATTCTTCCTGTACCAGTGGGAATACGCCCGACTCTATCGAAATATCGTATAGAAATATTGTTTTGGGGTTTGCGCAACTTAAAACGTGTTCATCTGCTATCCGTTGATAAACCAAGGGTTGACATAGAATGCGCTGGACATTTGATATACTCATCTGTTATACAAAATTCCAAACGCAATCCTAACTTCACAAGTCCGGTAAAATTCATTGATGTTGAACTGCCAGATCAGGATTTATATCGACCTCCCTTGACGATCCGTGTTTTAGATTGCCGGAGCTTTGGCAGAGTGACACTTGTTGGAACACATACTATTAATTCGattcataaatatatgtacACCCCTATGAGCAAGCGTGAAAAAGATCTTGAGGACCGTAAAAAGTCATTGATTCAATTACAAAATGTAGACTTGCATGCGAATCGTATAGTTCAGGATGATATAATTATGACTACTGACGAGAGAGATAGCTGTCCTCTTCTAATACATGACTTCCAAGGAACAGCTTCTTATGGATCAAGCGCTACTTCTCCTATGCGTAAAAAAGCACCAGGCTATGCAAAACGTGAACTCAGCAGGAGGAGGAAACCAAGTTCCGAATCATCCGGTGAAGAGGATGACAGTAGCAAAGATTGGTGGACAAAATATTTCGCATCCGTAGAAAAAATGAtagaagaagaaaaagaacACAAGAGGGAAAGACAAGGTTTACTACAGCCCTGCACTCTGAACTATGTTGACGAAACACAGTCTCCTCGAGATGAAGCCCACTCACCGCGAACTGAACGCAACAGACGCCGTCGCACTGCATCGCCAAAACCGAGTCCAACTATAACCAACAATTATGAAATACCTACCAGCACATTGGCTAAAGTAAGTTTAACTAATAAAGATACGTTTTAATAGTGATTGCTGATAATAGGAGtagtataaaattagtattacatattgtattttattatttactatcaattataaatatctctcaaacaaataaatttctaaTACAGGTATATCCACACGAGCTTGAGGCTGTACCAGAGTATGAAGAGTTTAAAGATTGGCTGCACTCATTTGACTTATACCGTGGCAAAAAGACGGGTGATGAGGCTGAAGATGAAAGTAGAGTTGTTGGAACATTTAAGGTAAGTTTTGTTGGTACTATACTTAGATTGCTTTATGTATCCttctattgaaaattatttatttttttaacctttAGGGAGCACTAAAAGTTTACAAATGGCCACTGTCTAAAGAAGCTGAAGAAAACACCGTCATGGAATTTGATCCAAATTCTGGTTTCTTCCATAACGTACCCAGTAATGAGCCGATACATGTTTTGATAAGAGTTTACATTGTCAAGGCCACAGATCTACATCCTATGGATTTTAATGGAAAAGCCGATCCTTACATAGTCCTTCATCTGGGATCACGTAAATTCAGTGACAAGGAGCATTATCAATCCAAACAACTCAATCCAGTATTTGGTAGATGTTTTGAAACAGAAGCTACTTTCCCTCATGATTCTATGCTCACAATACAAATTCTTGATTGGGATTTGTTAGGAAAAGACGATTTGATTGGTGAGACAAAAATCGATCTAGAGAACAGATTTTATAGCCGTCACCGTGCAACTTGTGGATTACCGATGAAATATGAAGAGTAAGTACTTATATACATTCCTGTAAAAATATCCGCCTTTGTTATCCGCGCTTACTAAAAACAACTAATGCCTCTTTATGCTTACTAACTCTCTTACTAACactaactaactattttagaGAGGGATTTAACCGTTGGCGCGATGCAATGAAGCCAACACAAATTTTGGCTAAACTATGCAAAGATATCAAAATAGACGCGCCGATATATGAATATGGTCGGGTTAGGATTGGACGTACAATTTTCAACATGTCCATGGATGATCCCGAATTATTCACTAATCCCGACACAATTCAAGAACAGATGGCATTGAATGTGCTCCGACGTTGGCACGAGGTCCCCCGCCTTGGGACACATCTTGTCGTTGAACATGTAGAAACACGACCCCTTTATAATCCCAATAAGCCGGGTAagattaaataacaataataatttcaagtgTATACAAATTCACATACAATTGGCGGGATCGTTATTACGTACCATcgtttttgaaaataatatagactATATTTTCAGATTTAATGTTTTGCTTTTTTGTCTTTGTTTTAGTCATTAACAAAACTTGTTAGATTGGGAATAGATGAtactacatattaataaaaacttaaaatttagcCAAGTAGGACCGTATTGTATAACAACTACAGAAAAAGTAGCACTGTCGGCCGATCTTTGAATTTGAACAAACACTAACCAAAGCAgttgatattttattcattcatttgcACAGGTATCGAACAAGGACGCCTAGAGATGTGGGTTGATATGTTCCCAATGGATATGCCACTCCCTGGACAGCCTGTAAACATCTCTCCCAGAAAACCAAAATCTTACGAAATGAGAGTCATTATTTGGAACACTGATGATGTTGTTCTTGAAGACGATGCATTCTTTACTGGTGAAAAGATGTCTGATATCTACGTGAAagggtaaaatttatttttttggaaatatatatacagtaaatagtaatgtttgaatgtaatgtaatattttaagcttacaattttatcaaagaataatttaacaatgaCATTTCAAATATTGTACTGTTctaattaagtaaaataaactCGTTTATGTAATGATTGTTCATTCGTTTATCTTGTAGGTGGCTGAAAGGTCCTGATGATTGTCAAAGCACTGACATTCACTACCGCTCACTAACTGGCGAAGGAAATTTCAACTGGCGTTTCATTTACCCCTTCGACTACTTGGAGGCTGAAGAGCGTATAGTGATAACGCGCAAAGAATCGGTATTCTCATGGGATGAAACTGAATGCAAAATTCCAGCACGGCTAGAATTGCAAGTTTGGGATGCTGATCATTTCTCAGCTGATGACTTTTTGGGTATGTAACTGTTAACATTTTCTTTGGTTTAGTAACTGTTAATTACTTTAGTTAGTTTCAGTTAacctatttcaaaaaataacaaaattaatcaattaataaaaagttccCTAATACAAATTGTACGTACCTATTGTAATAAGAATGCGATACACTTTAGAAAGTGTATTAATCCTTTCCTTTTCCTTCCTTTATGgtcttcatattatgttacaggGGCTTTGACTCTAGATCTGAACCGTTTCCCGCGGGGTGCAAAGTCTTCCAAGCTTTGCACATTGGACATGCTACGAAATGATGGTACTGTGCCAATGGTAAACATTTTCAAACAAAAGCGTATTAAAGGCTGGTGGCCTTTCTATACTAAACGTGACAATGAAGAAATGGAACTTACTGGAAAAGTAGAGGCTGAAATCCATCTTCTTACTCGTGAAGAAGCCGAGAAAGTACCAGCTGGATTGGGACGCAATGAACCAGATCCCTTGGAAAAACCAAAGTAAGTACCCTTTAAATTCTAATTCGTAGTAGCTACATAGCACACAGCTATATTGATCTTTTTACCTGAGTATATTTGACAATTTAAACCACAAGTAGGTTGATATATAAAATGCAGATATTACTATGCATAATACCTCTCACTAGTAAATTAAttggtaaataatattttcttttatagtcGGCCAGACGCGTCCTTCATGTGGTTTTTGAATCCGCTGAAGTCTCTGCGCTACATACTGTGGCACAACTACAAGTGGACCATCGTCAAAACGATGTTTGTAGCCGGCGTGGCTCTGATGATCTTTTTACTCATCTACGCTGTTCCCGGATACACAGTCAAGAAATTCCTCGGTGCTTAAACGGATGATTGTATTGTTAAACATATCAATTTGGAGGACTTacgaaaattattacaatgttaTCTATTTAAAGTAAAGATTAAAAGTCTCAGTTTAACTATAGTTAGCTGGCGCCATAGCGCCACATTCTGACaaaccaatttaaaaaaaaagattcgCCTCCATCACAAGAAGATCAGCGAAATGGCTCCCGGATTAAAGTCAACAAATACCACTATAACCAGCCTTAGT
This genomic window contains:
- the LOC123705334 gene encoding otoferlin-like, producing the protein MSLTVYLKRFKLIKSKAERVVTLEFRGNRKTSSTILDPDELITVNQTFVWHLTTPVDKGELLTITLLEKQRFVAARVVGKYRLGMHMVVVDGMIPITDSLVDDDNHGVPAYIEMDVFYEPPVRRVIEMGDGAHCLPDVPPRSKQITPAVHHKPSKSRSSGRSDSSQPGPSRQLTLDPVQSHSHVIDMDDSTGLEDLERNIANLERSLQNSDTIIDMESEDESRTRKIKSVGKRFLRRGLSVGTERTMNTKRTSTLKTMRSFIRLGKSRLNESSGEEEQGLLDLPGPSTEPDGHYSQTSMSSEDLLVDLHSPEVETPKTKKMRVALDMAGPSALKAADFQICITVIEARQLAGLNMDPVVCVQVGDQRKYTSVKESTNCPYYNEYFVFDFHMPPIMLFDKIITLSVLHSRNFLRANKLLGNFKLDVATVWNQPDRQFYHKWALLTDPDDITAGPKGYLKCDISVIGKGDQVKVPPKSEKDEDDIEANLLLPDGVPIERQRARFIVKIHKADGLPKMDSSILANIKSAFTGESQDIIDPYVQVCFAGMTGKTSVQKNCCNPVWNEQIVFTEMFPPLCQRLKIQLRDNVPIHPSIIATHFIDLKTISHDGERGFLPTFGPAYIYLYGSTRDCGLLDQSSNLNKGMGEGVSYRARILISIRTEIIDNFETPSSEVEVEPIMPINELAFEKNEEFFLFASVFDANMIDKSISDKPIHFELSIGNAGNSLDGPHASMRRPQDLAVESLDDLNADTGYWQSTTPDVKPQTTDRYYYFLPYWDTKQCMHVRSIWPDHRRRMYNSNMLNYIIDLLEDGITDAEMSLKTNGSLDNTSLAALKSVMETVTIHCAKYTEYMNSAQPIGNTKLDRERQKLCIYEIEQLANLARTLKAVITRHSVKDRIRTAFSYLNRLRYLCEDSQHAMPDIFIWMISNGKRVAYQRIPARDIIYSDRPDEVGRLCGKMQTLFLKWPGKKASAPSGWSVPAKIEVYLWLGLLQDKKHFIDGLPGGYSLSTELKNADRPRANPPTNIFYTERHKFQMRAYIYQARSLIGSDASGLSDPFARVVIGDCSATTQVIDETLSPTWDELLLFDDILLYSSIDQIKKYPPTIAIEIFDQDKVGKSEFIGRALARPHIKSLSEKYEKPEFPPRLEWHTILRGGDAAGELLATFELLEVPLKQGVPELPDLPDPREPNGKPPIDANKGPILPVPVGIRPTLSKYRIEILFWGLRNLKRVHLLSVDKPRVDIECAGHLIYSSVIQNSKRNPNFTSPVKFIDVELPDQDLYRPPLTIRVLDCRSFGRVTLVGTHTINSIHKYMYTPMSKREKDLEDRKKSLIQLQNVDLHANRIVQDDIIMTTDERDSCPLLIHDFQGTASYGSSATSPMRKKAPGYAKRELSRRRKPSSESSGEEDDSSKDWWTKYFASVEKMIEEEKEHKRERQGLLQPCTLNYVDETQSPRDEAHSPRTERNRRRRTASPKPSPTITNNYEIPTSTLAKVYPHELEAVPEYEEFKDWLHSFDLYRGKKTGDEAEDESRVVGTFKGALKVYKWPLSKEAEENTVMEFDPNSGFFHNVPSNEPIHVLIRVYIVKATDLHPMDFNGKADPYIVLHLGSRKFSDKEHYQSKQLNPVFGRCFETEATFPHDSMLTIQILDWDLLGKDDLIGETKIDLENRFYSRHRATCGLPMKYEEEGFNRWRDAMKPTQILAKLCKDIKIDAPIYEYGRVRIGRTIFNMSMDDPELFTNPDTIQEQMALNVLRRWHEVPRLGTHLVVEHVETRPLYNPNKPGIEQGRLEMWVDMFPMDMPLPGQPVNISPRKPKSYEMRVIIWNTDDVVLEDDAFFTGEKMSDIYVKGWLKGPDDCQSTDIHYRSLTGEGNFNWRFIYPFDYLEAEERIVITRKESVFSWDETECKIPARLELQVWDADHFSADDFLGALTLDLNRFPRGAKSSKLCTLDMLRNDGTVPMVNIFKQKRIKGWWPFYTKRDNEEMELTGKVEAEIHLLTREEAEKVPAGLGRNEPDPLEKPNRPDASFMWFLNPLKSLRYILWHNYKWTIVKTMFVAGVALMIFLLIYAVPGYTVKKFLGA